The genomic window ATTCGGGCCAGTAGTCGGCGACCGGTGCGTCCGGGTCGAGCAGGCTGCGGTCGATCAGCGCCAGCGCCGCGAGTGCTGCCACGGTCTTCGTCAGCGAGAACGTGTTGACGACCGTGTCCCGCGTCCACGGGCGTCCGGACGCGGCATCGGCGACCCCACCCCACAGGTCGACGGTGACGTCGCCGTTCTCGATCACACACAGCGACGCGCCCACGTCGCTGCCGTCGGCGAGCCTGCGTTCGAACAGGTTCCGGACACCGGCGAAACGCTCGTCGCAGATGCCGTGGACGGCGGTCACCGGGCCGCCGCCCGGGGCGCGGTGATGCGACGCGGCGCGGGAGACTGCTCGCCGGACCGTTTCTCTCCGGCGTCGATCTCCTTCTTCAGGTCCCGCACGTACCGGGCGAAGTCCACCTGGATCGTGTGCCGCGGCGCGCTGTAGTACTGGCCCAGGTGCAGGCGTTCGTCGGTGGCGATGACGTCGTTCATCTCGGGCACCGTCGGCAGTGTGTAGGCGCCGGTCAGGTGGCGGGCCACGAGCTTGCTCTGCTGCTCCGCGAGGTTCACGATCGTCGGTGACGCCTGCGCGAGCCCCATGTAGTACAGGTTGTCGACACCGGGCTTGATCATCCGTTTGAACAGCGGCAGTTGATGATCCGAGTTCGGTTGCAGGGCCGGGTCCTCGAAGAACGGAAACTTCATCTCGTAGCCGGTGGCGTAGACGATGACGTCCGCCTCGATGCGCTGCCCGTCGGTGCACACGATCGCGTCCCCGTCGAGACGGGCGATCCCCGGCACGCACGTCAGGTCGCCGGACGCCGACTTCGCGAGGAAATCGATGCTCACCGACGGGTGCGCCGACAGTGGTTCGTGATCCGGCTCGGGCAGTCCGTAGTCCTCCATGTTGCCGATCGACTTCTTGATCGCCTTGCGGGACAGGCTCAGCCCGAGCTTCTTCGGCATCCACACCGGACGCATCATCTTGTCGGCCGGCTTGCCGTTGCGGTACTTGCTCAGCACCCACACGCCGCGCCGCGCCGAGACCCACACGTGCTCGGCGATGGACCGGTGCGACAACTCGGACGCGATGTCGAGCGCCGAATTGCCCATGCCGACCACCACGATCTTCTTGCCGCGCATGTCGATCGGCTCGAACGGGCTCAGATACTCGTGACTGTGCAGGATGACGCCGTCGAAGTGCCCGGGGAAATCGGGCAGACGCGGACTCCAGTGATGGCCGTTGGCGACGACCAGCGCGTCGTAGTTCCGGGTCTCGCCGGTGTCGAGGGTGACGAGCCAGCGGCCGTCCGGACCGCGCTCGGCCCTGTCCACGGACGTGCCGAACGTGATCGCGTCCCGCAACCCGAAATGCTCGACGTAGTCCCGGAAGTACCGGTGGATGAGCGTGTGGTGCGGGAAGTGCGGCCAGTCGTCACCGGCCGGGAAATCCTCGAACTGTAGGCGCGTCGTGGACGTGTCGATGTGCAGCGACTCGTAGCAGGACGAATGCCCGTTCGGATTCTTGTAGTACCAGTTTCCGCCGACGTCGTCCGACGACTCGAAGCAGTCGAAACGAATCCCGAAGTCCTTCAACCGTTTCGCGGTGGTGAATCCGGAGCATCCGGCACCGATGATGCAGACCGGGGGGCGTGTGTTCACGAGCGTCTCCCAACCTCGACTGTGACCAGAATCGCAGGCTAGCATTCGCTGACGCAGTGTCCAGTGAGTTGGGAAAACCAGTATGACGACGCAACGTGACCGGCAGAAGCAGCAGACACGCCGCAACCTCCTGGAATCGGCGAAGAAACTGTTCGTCGACCGCGGGTACGCGGCCGTGACGATCGACGACATCGTTGCGGACGTCGGATGCAGCCGGGCCACGTTCTACCTGCACTTCGGCGGCAAGACGGACGTGCTCGAGAAGATCAGTGCCGAGACGATGCGGCAGCGTCCGAAAGTGATCTACGGGCAACTCGACGACGTGCTCGCGGCCGGGTCGAAGACCGAGTTCGCCGACTGGGTGCGCCGGGCCCTCGCCTGGTTCGAGGAGAACCAGGCGATCCTGCCGGCCTGGGACGAGGCCGTCGCACTCGAACCGGAGTTCAAACAGGTGGCGCGACGTGCGATCGACGACCTGGCCGCCGCGATGCCCCGCTACCTCGACCGCTGGGGCGAGGATCGGCGCGACGAGGCCCGGCTGCGGATCGAACTGCTGGTCAGCCAGCTCGAACGGTTCTTCACCCGGTGGGCGGTGCAGGGCACCATCGACCTGCCCGCCGACACGGTGGCCCAGGTGCTGACCGACATCTGGTTCCCGGCACTCACCCCGTGACGGACGTCAGAGCTTGCGCAGTCGCAGCCGGTTGATGGTGTGGTCGGCATCCTTGCGCAGCACCAGCGTCGCCCGCGGCCGGGTCGGCAGAATGTTCTCCACCAGGTTCGGCCGGTTGATGGAGTTCCAGATGTCCTCCGCCGCGAGCGTCGCATGCTCGTCGGACAGGGCCGCATAGTGGTGGAAGTGCGCGTTCGGATCTGCGAACGACGTCTTCCGCAGCGCCAGAAAACGTTTGATGTACCAGCGTTCGATGTCCTCGATGCGGGCGTCGACGTAGATCGAGAAATCGAACAGGTCCGACACCATCAGCCGCGGCCCGGTCTGCAGCACGTTGAGACCCTCGATGATGAGGATGTCGGGCTGCCGGATCAGATGGTGCTGGCCCGGGACCACGTCGTACGAGACGTGCGAATACACGGGGGCAGTAACCTCTTCGGCGCCCGACTTGACCTCGGTGACGAACCGCAGCAGCTTGCGCCGGTCGTAGCTCTCCGGGAAACCCTTGCGGTGCATGATGCCGCGACGGGTCAGCTCCGCGGTGGGGTACAGGAACCCGTCGGTGGTGACGAGATCGACGCGCGGATGGTGCTCCCACCGGGCCAGCAGCGCCTGCAGGACACGGGCCGTCGTCGACTTGCCGACCGCGACACTGCCGGCCACACCGATCACGAACGGCACCTGCCGATCCGGATGCTTGTCCCCGAGGAACGTCGCAGTCGCCGCGAACAGACGCTGACGGGCCGCGACCTGCAGATGGATCAGACGGGCCAGCGGCAGATACACCTCGGCGACCTCGTCGAGGTCGATCTGCTCACCGAGACCGCGCAACCCGACGAGTTCCTGTTCGGTGAGCACCAACGGCGTCGACTTGCGCAGCTTGCGCCACTGCTTGCGGTCGAACTCGACGTACGGGCTGGACTCGCTCACCCGCGCCATGACAGCACCTCTCGGGGACGGGACGTCACGGACGATCGGTGCATGCGCGTGCGGGGAAGTGGCAGGTGCATGGAGCAAATTGTGCTGGTTCCCACCGCTGCGCGCTGCGCCGGGTCCGCCTCCGGGCCGAAAGCACAGGTGAACGACTAGGGTCGCCGACATGGAACCGGACTCGCTGGTACGTGACTATCTGCTGCTGGGCCTGCGCTTCGACCGTCTCGAAGAGGGTTTCGTCGACGCCTACACCGGCGACCCCGCGCTGCGCCGGCAGGTGGAGAACGAACCGCGCCCCGACCCGGCCCGTCTCGCCGTCGACGCCCGGGCACTGCGCGCCGACCTGCCGTCGGCGGGACTGTCCGGTGAACGGACCCGGTTCCTCGACGCCCACCTGACCGCCCTCGAATGTTCGGCCCGGAAATTCGCGGGCGAACAGATCGGATTCGTCGACGAGGTGGCGGCCTACTTCGATGTCCGCATCGAACCCGGAGACGAGGACGTCTACCGCGACGCCCACCGCCGCATGGACGCCGTCCTTCCCGGGCCCGGCACCCTCGCCGAGCGCATGGCCGCACACCGGAAAGCGGACCGTATCCCGCCGGAGAAACTGCGGGACTGCGTCGACGCTTTCAACAGCGCGCTGCGCGACCGCGTCCGCGCCGAATACGCGCTCCCCGACCACGAACGCGTCGACTACGAGGTGGTCGGTGACAAACCGTGGTCCGGATTCAACTACTACCTCGGCGGCTACCGCTCCACCGTCGCCATCAACTCCGACCTCGACCAGCACATGGCGAACCTGCCGCGGCTCATCGCCCACGAGTCGTACCCCGGCCACCACACCGAACACTGCCGCAAGGAGGCCGGCCTCGTCGGCGCCGGACAACTCGAACAGACCCTGTTCGTCGTCAACACCCCGCAGTGCCTCATGGCCGAAGGCCTCGCCGACCTCGCCCTCGAGTCGATCGTCGGCGCCCCCGGATGGGGTGCGTGGGCGCAGGACATCTACGCCGACCTCGGCCTCCGCTTCGACGGCGAACGCGCCGAGGAACTGTCCGCGGCGTCCGCCGGGCTGCTGTCGGTCCGGCAGGACGCAGCCCTGCTGCTGCACGACAGAGGGCGCAGCGCCGACGACGTCACGGCGTTCCTGCAACGGTGGACACTGTCCGGACCCGATCGGGCGAAGCAGAGCCTGCGATTCCTGTCGTCGCCGCTGTGGCGCGCCTACATCAGCACGTACGTCGAGGGCTACCGGCTGCTCGGGTCCTGGTTGGCGCAGGCACCCGTCGGCCCGCAGCGCTCCGAACGGTTCCGTCGCCTCCTCGACGAACCGCTCACCCCAGGCGTGCTGCGCGACGACCTCGTTCCCTAGACTGGGTCGGATACTTCCGCAATCCAGCCTGGAGATTTCGCGATGACTGCTGCCCCCGCCGACGTGAACACCGCGTCGCTCGCTGAACTGGACCCCGAGGTCGCCACCGCGATGGCGGGCGAGCTGTCCCGTCAGCGCGACACCCTGGAGATGATCGCGTCGGAGAACTTCGTTCCCCGCGCCGTCCTCGAGGCCCAGGGCAGCGTCCTGACCAACAAGTACGCCGAGGGCTACCCGGGACGCCGCTACTACGGCGGCTGCGAGTACGTCGACGTCGTCGAGGACCTCGCCCGCAACCGCGCCAAGGAGGTCTTCGGCGCCGAGTTCGCGAACGTCCAGCCGCACGCCGGTGCGCAGGCCAACGCAGCCGTCCTGATGACGCTCATGAACCCGGGCGAGAAGCTCCTCGGCATGGATCTGGCGCACGGCGGCCACCTCACGCACGGCATGAAGCTCAACTTCTCCGGCAAGCTGTACCAGGTCGCGTCCTACGGTGTCCGTGAGGACACCCACGTCGTCGACATGGACCAGGTCCGCGAGATCGCGCTGCGCGAGCGCCCGCAGGTCCTCATCGGTGGCTGGTCGGCGTACCCGCGTCACCTCGACTTCGCGGCGTTCCGTTCGATCGCCGACGAGGTCGGCGCCAAGCTGTGGGTCGACATGGCGCACTTCGCCGGTCTCGTCGCCGCGGGCCTGCACCCGTCGCCCGTGCCGCACGCCGACGTCGTCTCCACCACCGTCCACAAGACCCTCGGTGGCCCCCGCTCCGGCATGATCCTGGCGAAGAAGGAGTGGGCCAAGAAGCTCAACTCCTCGGTCTTCCCCGGCCAGCAGGGCGGCCCGCTCATGCATGCGATCGCCGCGAAGGCCGTCGCCATGAAGATCGCCGGCACCGACGAGTTCAAGGCCCGCCAGGAGCGCACCCTGGCCGGTTCGAAGATCCTCGCCGAGCGTCTCGGTGGCGCCGACGTCGCCGGCAACGGCATCTCCGTCCTCACCGGTGGCACCGACGTGCACCTCGTGCTCGTCGACCTGCGGCACTCGCAGCTCGACGGCCAGCAGGGTGAGGATCTGCTCCACGAGATCGGTATCACCGTCAACCGCAACGCTGTGCCGTTCGACCCGCGCCCGCCGATGAACCCGTCCGGCCTGCGCATCGGCACCCCGGCGCTGGCCACCCGCGGCTTCGGCGACGCCGAGTTCACCGAGGTCGCCGACATCATCGCGACCGCCCTCGCCGCCGGCACCGCCGCCGATGTTCCGGCGCTGCGGGCCCGCGTCTCCAAGCTGGCGCAGAACTTCCCGCTGTACGACGGCCTCGAGACCTGGGGACTGTTGCCCCAGGCCTGACCCGCCGAGCCACGACGGCCCGTACCCCGATCGGGGTACGGGCCGTCGTCGTGTGTCCTGCAGTCAAACCATCGGGTCAGCTGTCGGGTCGTGTATCGAAGCGGATTCGGGCGTCCTCGATCGCCGGCAGGTGCGCATCGGCCCAGGCGAGCACTACGTCGACCGGATGTCGCAGGGTCTTGCCGAGCGGGGTGATGCGGTACTGGACGGCGACGGGTCGGGTGTGGAGTACGTCGCGGGTGATGATGCCGTTGCGTTCGAGGCGGCGCAGTGTCGCGGTCAACGATTTCTGAGTGACCGCGGGGATCGCGCGTCGCAGGTCGTTGAAGCGGCTCGGGCCGTTGCACAACTCGTTGAGGACCGCCAGTGACCACTTGTCGAGAACCTGATCGAGGAGTTCACGATGCGGTGGGGTGACGGCCAGCTCGCCGTCGTCGTCGTCGGTGGTATCGCGCACGCTACCTAGTCTCGTTGAAGTGCCCTCCGGTATCCAAGTATCACTTGGATACCTGATCGGTTCGATGTGCGAGGAGCACCCCATGAGCGTTCGATACCTCACCCCTGTCGGCATGACCCAGCCCACCCCGTATCACCACGTCGCGATCGGCACCGGCAGTCGGCACGTGCACGTCGCCGGACAGATCGCCCGGCTCGCCGACGGCACCCCTGTGGCCCCGGAGGATCTGGCCGGGCAGGTCGCCCAGGCCTTGAGGAACACCGCCGTCGGACTCGCCGCCGCGGGGGCGAGCTTCGGTGACGTCGTGCGACTGACGTTCTACGTCACCGGCTGGCAGCCCGAGAAGATCACCGAGTTCATGGCAGGCGTCGAACAGGTCGCCGCCGAGATCGGGCTGCCGTTGCCGATGCCGCCGGCCTCACTCATCGGGGTGGACTACCTGTTCGAACCCGATGTGCTCGTCGAACTCGAAGCGACCGCAGTCCTCGACTGACCCCGGTGGGTAGGCCTGCCCGGCACCGGTCGGCCTACCGCCCACCGATGTCCTCCGACCACAACTCGGGCCGCACCGAGGTCATCGTGCGCATCAGGTCGAGCGCCCGCGGATCGGACAGCACGGTCACCTCGACACCGCGGTGTCGCAGCAACTCCAGCTCACCGGGAAACGTCTCGTCCTCGCCGACGACGACACGCGGCACCCGGAACAACAGGATCGCCCCCGCACACATCGGACACGGCGCCAACGTCGTGAACAACGTCATGTCGGCGTGATCGGTGCGGCGGCCGGCGTTCCGGAAACAACTCATCTCGCCGTGCAGAATCGGATCCCCGTCCTGTACCCGCAGATTACGGCCACGGGCGACCAACTCGTCGCCGCGGAACAGTGCCGCCCCGATCGGAATACCGCCCTCCCGGAACCCGGCCTCGGCTTCCGCGAGTGCCACCTCGTATCGACTGTCGTGCGACATCGGCCGCTCCCTCCGACGTAGGTACCGCCAGTACACCCCACCGCAGCGCCGAACGGGATTCACTGTGCGTTCACCGTGTCGAAGGTGGGATCTGTCGTACCCCCGTCGTAGCGTCGGGGCAGGGACGCTACACCGCCGTTTCTCAGCCACGAGGAGCCTCACGTGACCGACATCAGCTCCGTCCGCACCTACGTTCTCGACACCTCGGTTCTGCTCTCGGATCCGTGGGCCGTCACCCGGTTCGCCGAACACGAGGTGGTGCTGCCACTCGTCGTGATCGGCGAACTCGAGGACAAACGCCACCACCACGAACTGGGTTGGTTCGCCCGGGAAGCGCTGCGGATGTTCGACGATCTCCGGCTCGAACACGGCCGCCTCGACCGGCCCGTCCCGATCGGCGACGCCGGCGGCACCCTCCAGGTGGAACTCAATCACACCGACCCGGCCGTGCTTCCCGTCGGATTCCGCACGGACAGCAACGATTCCAGAATCCTGGCGTGTGCCCTCAATCTCGCTGCCGACGGCAAGGACGTCGTCCTCGTCAGCAAGGACATCCCGTTGCGTGTCAAGGCGGGGGCGGTCGGTCTGCCCGCCGACGAGTTCCGTGCCCACGACGTGATCCCGTCCGGATGGTCCGGGATGGCCGAACTCGACGTCGCTCCCGGCGTCGTCGACCACCTGTTCGCCGACGGCCTCGTCGACCTCGACGAGGCCCGGGAGTTGCCGTGCCACACCGGTCTCCGACTGCTCGGCGGCACGTCCAGCGCACTCGGCCGGGTCACCCCCGACAAACGGGTCCAGGTGGTGCGCGGCGACCGGGAGGCGTTCGGCCTGCACGGACGGTCCGCCGAACAGCGGGTGGCCCTCGAACTGCTCCTCGACGAAAGCATCGGCATCGTGTCGCTCGGCGGCAAAGCCGGCACCGGCAAATCGGCGCTGGCCCTCACCGCGGGCCTCGAGGCGGTCCTGGAACGCCGCAGCCACCGCAAAGTCGTCGTCTTCCGTCCGCTGTACGCCGTCGGCGGCCAGGAACTCGGCTACCTGCCGGGCAGCGAGAGCGAGAAGATGGAGCCGTGGGCGCAGGCCGTCTTCGACACCCTCGACGGACTCGCGAGCCCCGAGGTCATCGAGGAGGTACTACGCCGCGGCATGCTCGAAGTCCTGCCGCTCACTCACATTCGCGGACGATCCCTCCACGACTCGTTCGTGATCGTCGACGAGGCCCAATCCCTCGAACGCGGTGTCCTGCTCACCGTCCTGTCCCGGCTCGGAACCGGATCCCGTGTCGTCCTCACCCACGACGTCGCCCAGCGCGACAACCTGCGGGTCGGACGACACGACGGCGTCGCCGCGGTGATCGAGAAGCTCAAGGGGCATCCGCTGTTCGCGCACATCACCCTGACCCGCAGCGAACGCTCGCCGATCGCGGCACTGGTGACGGAGATGCTCGAAGAGTTCGGCCCGAACATGTGACCGAGGGGTCGTCGGGCGGTGGGCTCAACCGGCGTGACCGAATCCACCGCCCGACGACGGGGCGCTCGCCCCCGTCGGGGTGCGGGCGAGCGCCACGCTGCTTCGACAGAGGATGAAGCAGTAGAACCGACGCTAACTCCGCAGCGCCCGATACACAATCCGAATCAGTGCGAAATACGGCATTTCACACGCGGATTCACCCTCCATGGCCGAGAATGTCACTCGTCCCGGTCGACCTGCGTCATCGCGAGCACATCGAGACGCCGGTCCAGCTCCGCCTCGGTCAGCCCGTCACCGACCAGTCCGCGGTCGATCACCGTCTGCCGGATCGTCTTCTTCTCCCGCAACGCCTGCTTCGCGACCGCCGCGGCCTCCTCGTAGCCGATCGCCGAGTTGAGCGGGGTGACGATCGACGGCGACGACTCGGCGAGCGTCCTCAGACGCTCCTCGTCCGCCTCGAGACCGGCGATGCACCGATCTGCGAACAGGCGGGACACGTTGGCCAGCAACCGGATCGACTCGAGCACGTTACGGGCCATCACCGGGATGTACACGTTCAACTCGAACGCGCCCGCAGCCCCGCCCCACGCGACCGTCGCATCGTTGCCCACCACCTGCGCGGCCACCTGCGTCACCGCCTCCGGCAGAACCGGATTGACCTTGCCCGGCATGATCGAACTGCCCGGCTGCAGATCCGGCAACCGGATCTCCCCGAGCCCGGTCAGCGGACCCGACCCCATCCAGCGGACGTCGTTCGCGATCTTCGTGAGCGACACCGCCACCGTGCGCAGCGCCCCCGACAACTCGACCAGCCCGTCCCGCGCGGCCTGCGCCTCGAAGCTGTTGCGGGCGGGACGCAGGGCATCGAGGTCGGTGGTGCGCACCAGCTCCGCCACCACCCGCGGGCCGAACCCGTCCGGGGCGTTCAGCCCGGTACCCACCGCGGTACCACCGATCGGAAGTTCACCGAGCCGGGGGAGTGTCGCCAGCACCCGCTCCATACCCGCCTCGACCTGGTGTGCATACCCGCCGAACTCCTGACCGAGCGTCACCGGGACGGCATCCATCAGATGCGTGCGCCCCGACTTCACCACCGTCCGCCACTGGGTCGCCTTGTCGAGCAGGGCGAGTCGCAGGTGGTCGAGTGCCGGCACCAGATCCTTGACGGTGGCCTCGGTCGCGGCGACGTGCACCGCGGTCGGGAACGTGTCGTTCGACGACTGCGACATGTTCACGTCGTCGTTGGGGTGCACCGTGACCCCGGCCCGCGCCGCGAGACTCGCGATCACCTCGTTGACGTTCATGTTCGAACTCGTCCCGGACCCGGTCTGGAACACGTCGATCGGGAACTGGTCGTCGTGGCGGCCGTCGGCGATCTCGTTCGCGGCGGCGACGATCGCGTCGGCCTTGTCCGGATCGAGCAGTCCGAGGTCCTTGTTGACCTGTGCGCAAGCGGCTTTCAGCAGCCCCATGGCGCGAATCTGGGCGCGCTCGAGGCCGCGGCCGGAAATCGGGAAATTCTCGACGGCACGTTGCGTCTGCGCCCGCCACAGGGCATCGACCGGAACCCTGACCTCACCCATCGTGTCGTGCTCGATACGGAACCGGGGATCGTTGCTGTCAGTCATGGCCCTCAGCTTGCCACCGCGAAACAGCTGAAGGGTCCCTTCACACGCTCGGAGCGCACGAAGGGACCCTTCAGCTGAACGGACTAGAAGCCCACGATCACGGCAGCGGCGGCTGCGCGCCCTCGACCCCGTCGAAGTTGATCGACGAGAACTCGTGCAGCTTCTCGAGGCGGTGGTAGGCCTCGATCATGCGGACCGTGCCGGACTTGCTGCGCATGACGATCGACTGCGTCGTCGCGCCGCCGCCGTAGTAGCGCACACCCTTGAGCAGGTCGCCGTCGGTGACACCGGTCGCGCAGAAGAAGATGTTCTCGCCGGTGACGAGTTCCTCGGTACGCAGGACGCGGTCCAGGTCGTGGCCGGCGTCGATCGCCTTCTGGCGCTCGGCGTCGTCCGTGGGGGCGAGCTTGCCCTGCAGGGCGCCGCCCATGCAGCGCAGCGCGGCGGCGGCGATGATGCCCTCGGGGGTGCCGCCGATGCCGAGGAGCATGTCGACGCCGGACTCGGGGCGGGCCGTCGCGATCGCGCCGGCCACGTCGCCGTCGGAGATCAGGCGGATGCGGGCGCCGGTCTCGCGGATCTCACGGATGATCTCGGCGTGACGCGGACGGTCCAGGATGGTCACGGTCGTGTCGGAGACGGCGCGGTTCTTCGCCTTCGCGACGCGACGGATGTTCTCGGCGACACCGGCGGACAGGTCGATGACGTCGGCGGCCTCGGGGCCGACCGCGATCTTGTCCATGTAGAACACTGCGGACGGGTCGAACATGGCGCCGCGCTCGGCGACCGCGAGCACCGCGATCGAGCCCGGTGCGCCCTTGCTCATCAGCGTCGTGCCGTCGATCGGGTCGACCGCCACGTCGCACAGCGGGCCGTCGCCGTTGCCGACTTCCTCGCCGTTGTAGAGCATCGGGGCTTCGTCCTTCTCGCCCTCGCCGATGACGACGACGCCCTGCATGGAGACGGAGCTCACCATGTGACGCATCGCATCGACGGCGGCGCCGTCGCCGCCTTCCTTGTCGCCTCGTCCGACCCAACGGCCGGCGGCCATGGCCGCAGCTTCGGTGACGCGTACCAGCTCGAGAGCGAGGTTGCGGTCGGGGGCCTCGCGGCGACTCGATGGGGTGCTGGCCGTCATGGGCGGTGCCTCCTGCTTGTCGGTAGACGAATCTCGCTGATGATTCTTTCAGAACGCCCACGAAGAGTGGCCTGCTGGGCCACAATCTCGACGGAACAGGAATACTGGACCTCGTGCCCGACAAGAAGCCCCGTATTCTGCAGAACGGCCAGGACATGGCCTGGTCGTTGATCCCGCTGGTGGTCGCCTGCCTGTTGATCGCGGCGGTTGCCCAGTCCTGTTCGTTCAGCCCGGGTGGGCCCAAGACGGGACCCGTCCCCAGTTTCGACGCCGGCGCGGCGTTCAAGTACGACTCCCGCGAGCTCGGATTCCCGATCCGCCAGCCGGAGATCCCGGAGGGCTGGACGCCCAACTCGGGCAGCCGCAGCATCGTCTCCGGGGACGGCGGCGGCGACTCGAGCAACATCGGATTCATCACCGACGGCGGCCGCTACCTCCAGCTCACGCAGAGCAATGCCACCGAGGAGACGCTGGTGCCGTTCATCGCCGGTGAACCTCGCTACGCGACCGGTACCGAACAGATCGGCGACCACACGTGGGACGTGTTCGGTGGCGACGGGGTCGAGGCGATCTGGGTCAGCGATTTCGGTGACACCCGCATCCTGCTCACCGGCCCGGCACCGGCAGAGGCGTTCACGACCCTCGCGACCGCGGTCGGCGCGGTGGAGCCGCTGCAGCGCTAGTCCGTGTCGTCGGACGCGTCGGACAGGGCCTGTTCGACGCGTCGACGCGCCCCCGCCAGGTGCTCCTCGCAGCGCTTCGCAAGCGCCTCGCCGCGCTCCCACAGGGCGAGGGACGCGTCGAGGTCGAGACCGCCCTGTTCGAGGGCCTTCACGACGTCGACCAGTTCGTCCCGCGCCGCCTCGTAGCCGAGGTCGGCGACATCCGAATTGCTCATTTCTCTCTTCCCATCACGGCGGCGCGCACGGCGCCGTCGGCCAGTCGGACCCGGATCTGGGTGCCGGGCGGTGCGTCGTCGACGGA from Prescottella sp. R16 includes these protein-coding regions:
- a CDS encoding exodeoxyribonuclease VII small subunit, whose protein sequence is MSNSDVADLGYEAARDELVDVVKALEQGGLDLDASLALWERGEALAKRCEEHLAGARRRVEQALSDASDDTD
- the glpX gene encoding class II fructose-bisphosphatase, with amino-acid sequence MTASTPSSRREAPDRNLALELVRVTEAAAMAAGRWVGRGDKEGGDGAAVDAMRHMVSSVSMQGVVVIGEGEKDEAPMLYNGEEVGNGDGPLCDVAVDPIDGTTLMSKGAPGSIAVLAVAERGAMFDPSAVFYMDKIAVGPEAADVIDLSAGVAENIRRVAKAKNRAVSDTTVTILDRPRHAEIIREIRETGARIRLISDGDVAGAIATARPESGVDMLLGIGGTPEGIIAAAALRCMGGALQGKLAPTDDAERQKAIDAGHDLDRVLRTEELVTGENIFFCATGVTDGDLLKGVRYYGGGATTQSIVMRSKSGTVRMIEAYHRLEKLHEFSSINFDGVEGAQPPLP
- a CDS encoding class II fumarate hydratase, which translates into the protein MTDSNDPRFRIEHDTMGEVRVPVDALWRAQTQRAVENFPISGRGLERAQIRAMGLLKAACAQVNKDLGLLDPDKADAIVAAANEIADGRHDDQFPIDVFQTGSGTSSNMNVNEVIASLAARAGVTVHPNDDVNMSQSSNDTFPTAVHVAATEATVKDLVPALDHLRLALLDKATQWRTVVKSGRTHLMDAVPVTLGQEFGGYAHQVEAGMERVLATLPRLGELPIGGTAVGTGLNAPDGFGPRVVAELVRTTDLDALRPARNSFEAQAARDGLVELSGALRTVAVSLTKIANDVRWMGSGPLTGLGEIRLPDLQPGSSIMPGKVNPVLPEAVTQVAAQVVGNDATVAWGGAAGAFELNVYIPVMARNVLESIRLLANVSRLFADRCIAGLEADEERLRTLAESSPSIVTPLNSAIGYEEAAAVAKQALREKKTIRQTVIDRGLVGDGLTEAELDRRLDVLAMTQVDRDE
- a CDS encoding DUF4245 domain-containing protein, which produces MPDKKPRILQNGQDMAWSLIPLVVACLLIAAVAQSCSFSPGGPKTGPVPSFDAGAAFKYDSRELGFPIRQPEIPEGWTPNSGSRSIVSGDGGGDSSNIGFITDGGRYLQLTQSNATEETLVPFIAGEPRYATGTEQIGDHTWDVFGGDGVEAIWVSDFGDTRILLTGPAPAEAFTTLATAVGAVEPLQR